The following proteins come from a genomic window of Streptomyces sp. GS7:
- a CDS encoding prepilin peptidase gives MSLTLMILAAAYGAAAGLLLPRPAHRMSVEPEDDWRAGCPAGHPITGALRGWLGTGRCPACRAPYGPGALPTAAAGALVCAALAAVAGARPELAAWLLTAPVAVLLAIVDWRVRRLPDVLTLPLAALLALALGLAAWYAGAPGPWLRALLAGAALAAGYLVLHLANPSGIGLGDVKLAIGLGVALGWYGWRTLITGGAAGILLGALYGAGLLLTRRSGRNTTMPFGPFMIIGAFCGLLLGAAAAR, from the coding sequence GTGTCCCTCACGCTGATGATTCTCGCCGCCGCCTACGGGGCCGCCGCCGGGCTGCTCCTGCCGCGGCCCGCGCACCGGATGTCCGTGGAACCGGAGGACGACTGGCGCGCGGGCTGCCCCGCGGGCCATCCGATCACCGGAGCGCTGCGGGGCTGGCTGGGCACCGGCCGCTGCCCGGCCTGCCGGGCGCCGTACGGGCCCGGCGCGCTGCCGACGGCGGCGGCCGGTGCGCTGGTCTGCGCGGCCCTGGCGGCGGTCGCGGGCGCCCGCCCGGAACTCGCCGCGTGGCTGCTGACGGCACCGGTGGCCGTACTGCTGGCGATCGTCGACTGGCGGGTGCGCCGCCTCCCGGACGTACTGACCCTCCCCCTGGCCGCACTCCTCGCACTGGCCCTCGGCCTCGCCGCCTGGTACGCCGGCGCGCCCGGCCCCTGGCTCCGCGCGCTGCTCGCCGGCGCCGCGCTCGCCGCCGGCTACCTCGTCCTCCATCTCGCCAACCCGTCCGGTATCGGCCTGGGCGACGTCAAGCTCGCGATCGGGCTGGGGGTCGCCCTTGGGTGGTACGGCTGGCGCACGCTGATCACCGGGGGCGCGGCGGGGATCCTGCTGGGCGCCCTCTACGGCGCGGGACTGCTGCTCACCCGCCGCTCCGGCCGGAACACGACCATGCCCTTCGGCCCCTTCATGATCATCGGCGCCTTCTGCGGCCTTCTTCTGGGCGCCGCGGCGGCCCGCTGA
- a CDS encoding DUF192 domain-containing protein, protein MVRGEDGRGVLYGADVAVPVEVAASYRARTRGLLGRDGVAGALLLTPASGVHTFGMRFAIDVAYLGRDFTVLGVRTMRPGRLGRPRLRARHVLEAEAGAMARWGVRRGVRLRLAAEGG, encoded by the coding sequence ATGGTGCGCGGGGAGGACGGCCGGGGTGTCCTGTACGGGGCGGACGTTGCGGTTCCGGTGGAGGTCGCGGCCTCGTACCGGGCCCGTACGCGGGGGCTGTTGGGCCGGGACGGGGTCGCCGGGGCGCTGCTGCTGACGCCGGCGAGCGGGGTGCACACCTTCGGGATGCGGTTCGCGATCGATGTCGCGTATCTGGGGCGGGATTTCACGGTGCTGGGTGTACGGACCATGCGGCCGGGGCGGTTGGGGCGCCCGCGGTTGCGGGCGCGGCACGTGCTGGAGGCGGAGGCGGGGGCGATGGCGCGGTGGGGGGTGCGCCGGGGCGTGCGGTTGCGGCTGGCCGCGGAGGGCGGATGA
- a CDS encoding OmpA family protein: MTASRTALTATAALLLTVALTAPAAHADPPGITEGTDAPVRIDPTNPNLRMVQGAKLAPPKVLNIKSVVETDDGSERRQDTNDNVTFALQAEVLFSKDSAELSPDALSRIGAIADEAKKQHATNLRVFGFTDNLGSAAHGLVLSKQRANAVQRELADDLGSSVTFQIRGYGEQYPIADNSTEEGRRKNRRVEVSFPRGTGS; this comes from the coding sequence ATGACCGCCTCCCGTACGGCCCTCACGGCCACCGCCGCGCTCCTGCTGACCGTTGCGCTCACCGCCCCGGCCGCGCACGCCGACCCGCCCGGCATCACCGAGGGCACCGACGCACCCGTACGCATCGACCCCACCAACCCCAACCTGCGGATGGTCCAGGGCGCCAAGCTCGCCCCGCCCAAGGTCCTCAACATCAAGTCCGTCGTCGAGACCGACGACGGCTCCGAGCGCCGCCAGGACACCAACGACAACGTGACCTTCGCGCTCCAGGCCGAGGTCCTCTTCAGCAAGGACAGCGCCGAGCTGTCGCCGGACGCGCTGTCCCGGATCGGCGCCATCGCCGACGAGGCCAAGAAGCAGCACGCCACCAACCTGCGGGTGTTCGGCTTCACCGACAACCTCGGCTCCGCCGCCCACGGCCTGGTCCTCTCCAAGCAGCGGGCCAACGCCGTCCAGCGCGAACTGGCCGACGACCTGGGCTCGTCGGTCACCTTCCAGATCCGCGGCTACGGCGAGCAGTACCCGATCGCCGACAACAGCACCGAGGAAGGCCGCAGGAAGAACCGCCGCGTCGAGGTCAGCTTCCCGCGCGGCACCGGCTCGTGA
- a CDS encoding pilus assembly protein TadG-related protein, with the protein MPGTLTRRRRRDAGQTLPIYIVAIGGLLFLALAFFAVGQAAATRNGAQTAADAAALAAGQKYREELGTSFLDALRNSTGDPTAWQDLLNGRGAPSAAACRSADWYAGRNDAAVSSCTPDSWPTSFAVTVKTLNAVGRSVIPGTEDEHAAARAKAIVEPRCTLGAPTPPPGTLPAPTPTPTPTGDGKGTGSAPIALTCDGKGWTLDPAHPRDLPAAADLFSVRLAQ; encoded by the coding sequence GTGCCGGGCACCCTCACGCGCCGCCGCCGGCGCGACGCGGGGCAGACCCTGCCGATCTACATCGTCGCGATCGGGGGCCTGCTCTTCCTCGCGCTCGCCTTCTTCGCCGTCGGCCAGGCGGCGGCCACCCGCAACGGCGCCCAGACCGCCGCCGACGCCGCCGCGCTCGCCGCCGGCCAGAAATACCGCGAGGAGCTCGGCACGAGCTTCCTCGACGCGCTGCGCAACAGCACCGGCGACCCCACCGCCTGGCAGGACCTCCTCAACGGCCGCGGCGCCCCCTCCGCGGCGGCCTGCCGCAGCGCGGACTGGTACGCCGGACGCAACGACGCCGCGGTCTCGTCGTGCACCCCGGACTCCTGGCCCACCTCCTTCGCGGTCACCGTCAAGACCCTCAACGCAGTGGGGCGTTCGGTCATTCCGGGCACCGAGGACGAACACGCCGCGGCCCGCGCGAAGGCGATCGTCGAGCCCCGCTGCACCCTCGGCGCGCCCACGCCCCCGCCCGGCACGCTGCCGGCTCCCACGCCCACCCCCACACCCACCGGCGACGGCAAGGGCACCGGGTCCGCCCCGATCGCCCTGACCTGCGACGGCAAGGGCTGGACGCTCGACCCCGCACACCCCCGCGATCTCCCCGCTGCCGCCGACCTGTTCTCCGTACGTCTGGCGCAGTGA
- a CDS encoding membrane protein, giving the protein MAKRIVGNDDRGQTSIEYLGIIAVVVAIVLVLSTTDFGSQIANAIANKISDVVGI; this is encoded by the coding sequence ATGGCGAAGCGGATCGTGGGGAACGACGACCGGGGACAGACCTCGATCGAGTACCTCGGCATCATCGCGGTGGTCGTGGCGATCGTCCTGGTCCTGTCGACCACGGACTTCGGCAGCCAGATCGCGAACGCCATCGCCAACAAGATCTCCGACGTCGTCGGAATCTAG
- a CDS encoding DUF5936 domain-containing protein, protein MTLGTLLALALALSVAGICCGVALYRREARLPPDLALSLEVGSTRTTAVGSAVDRTGMRYAPLVLRLMGDKRVARVRRRIDLAGNPGGLTVDRYAARRAVYGALGFFGALVMFLRGQPLLGVLMVLFGLFWTEVGIWAAIRQRKDTIERTLPDFLDVLAVVVSAGLGFRQALDRVAEKYEGPWADELRITLRQMDMGVSRRAAFEELRKRNDSEQVAQFVTALQQGEELGSPIVETLIQIADDMRRTDAQNARRRAARAVPKATMVVTTFMVPATMILLIAGFFLGSGTNFGSLMGR, encoded by the coding sequence ATGACACTCGGAACACTGCTGGCCCTCGCCCTCGCCCTCTCGGTCGCCGGTATCTGCTGCGGTGTCGCGCTCTACCGCCGCGAGGCCCGGCTCCCGCCCGACCTCGCACTGTCCCTGGAGGTCGGCTCGACCCGCACGACGGCCGTCGGCTCGGCCGTGGACCGCACCGGGATGCGCTACGCGCCGCTCGTCCTGCGGCTGATGGGCGACAAGCGGGTCGCCAGGGTCCGCCGGCGGATCGACCTCGCGGGCAACCCCGGCGGGCTGACCGTCGACCGCTACGCCGCCCGCCGGGCCGTCTACGGGGCGCTGGGCTTCTTCGGGGCGCTGGTGATGTTCCTGCGCGGCCAGCCGCTGCTGGGCGTGCTGATGGTCCTGTTCGGCCTGTTCTGGACCGAGGTCGGCATCTGGGCGGCGATCCGGCAGCGCAAGGACACCATCGAACGCACGCTTCCGGACTTTCTGGATGTGCTGGCCGTCGTGGTGAGCGCGGGGCTGGGGTTCCGGCAGGCACTCGACCGGGTCGCCGAGAAGTACGAGGGCCCCTGGGCCGACGAACTCCGCATCACCCTGCGGCAGATGGACATGGGCGTCAGCCGCCGCGCCGCTTTCGAGGAACTGCGCAAACGCAACGACTCCGAACAGGTCGCGCAGTTCGTCACCGCCCTCCAGCAGGGCGAGGAGCTGGGCTCGCCGATCGTCGAGACGCTGATCCAGATCGCCGACGACATGCGCCGTACGGACGCCCAGAACGCCCGCCGGCGGGCCGCCCGCGCGGTCCCCAAGGCGACCATGGTCGTCACCACGTTCATGGTCCCGGCCACGATGATCCTGCTCATCGCCGGCTTCTTCCTCGGTTCCGGCACCAACTTCGGCTCCCTGATGGGACGCTGA
- a CDS encoding type II secretion system F family protein: MTGGNPLALLAIGATVLCGALAIAGVRTYASGRAQRQAIVDRLADEHRLPVTGRRRRFPSVDRTLRTTRFGRRLELRLTATGLDLTPGEFFVYMVTAVLVLWVVAQAVLAPFFGPIAALVAVWAAFAFLNWQRQKRIEKFINQLPELSRILANATQAGLALRTALGMAAEELEAPAGEELAKVADKLAVGHSVDEALGELAERLPSRELVVLVTTLVLANRAGGTVVGSLRNLTKTLEERKETRREVRTQLSQVVVTAYVVPLLGIGTLLLMNRIAPGAIDRMTSSFLGQLAVVAAFVLYGLGFFFIRRLSKIDV; encoded by the coding sequence ATGACCGGCGGGAACCCCCTCGCCCTGCTCGCCATCGGGGCCACCGTGCTGTGCGGTGCGCTCGCCATCGCCGGCGTGCGGACGTACGCGTCCGGGCGCGCCCAGCGGCAGGCCATCGTCGACCGGCTCGCGGACGAGCACCGGCTGCCGGTGACCGGCCGGCGCCGCCGCTTCCCGTCCGTCGACCGCACCCTGCGCACCACCCGCTTCGGCCGCCGTCTCGAACTGCGGCTGACCGCCACCGGACTGGACCTCACCCCCGGCGAGTTCTTCGTCTACATGGTCACCGCGGTACTCGTCCTGTGGGTGGTCGCGCAGGCCGTCCTCGCCCCCTTCTTCGGTCCGATCGCCGCGCTGGTCGCGGTCTGGGCCGCGTTCGCCTTCCTCAACTGGCAGCGGCAGAAGCGGATCGAGAAGTTCATCAACCAGCTCCCCGAGCTGTCCAGGATCCTCGCCAACGCCACCCAGGCCGGCCTGGCGCTGCGCACCGCCCTGGGGATGGCCGCCGAGGAACTGGAGGCCCCGGCCGGCGAGGAGCTGGCGAAGGTCGCCGACAAGCTCGCCGTCGGCCACTCCGTCGACGAGGCCCTGGGCGAGCTGGCCGAACGGCTGCCCTCCCGCGAACTGGTCGTCCTGGTCACCACGTTGGTGCTGGCCAACCGCGCCGGCGGCACCGTCGTCGGATCGCTGCGCAACCTCACCAAGACCCTGGAGGAGCGCAAGGAGACCCGCCGCGAGGTCCGCACCCAGCTCTCCCAGGTCGTGGTCACCGCGTACGTCGTCCCGCTGCTCGGCATCGGCACCCTGCTGCTGATGAACCGCATCGCCCCGGGCGCCATCGACCGGATGACCTCGTCCTTCCTCGGCCAGCTCGCGGTCGTGGCGGCCTTCGTCCTCTACGGGCTCGGCTTCTTCTTCATCCGCCGCCTCTCCAAGATCGACGTGTAG
- a CDS encoding CpaF family protein yields the protein MSLKARIVAPEPAGEARQDGHLVAVYRAKLLEEIDLAEMSSLAAVERRSRLERVLGHIISREGPVLSTAERAQLIRRVVDEALGLGVLEPLLEDASVTEIMVNGPDQVYVERSGRVELVPVRFASHEQLMQTIERIVSTVNRRVDESHPMVDARLPSGERVNVIIPPLALNGATLTIRRFPRAYTLAELIGIGTLDEQMLMLLAGLVRAKFNVVVSGATGAGKTTLLNALSGLIPDGERIITVEDAAELQLQQSHVIRLESRPPNVEGKGRITIRDLVRNSLRMRPDRIIVGEVRGGETLDMLQAMSTGHDGSLATVHANSAEDALMRLQTLASMSDVSIPFEALRDQINSAVDCIVQLTRHADGSRRISEIALLDSRGHEDYRIVTVGRFEAAPMGADRVVHGAFRYFPLPRRVAERLFMAGEPTPPAFGVAATDDQLATRKATT from the coding sequence ATGAGCCTGAAAGCCCGGATCGTCGCACCCGAACCGGCCGGCGAGGCGCGCCAGGACGGCCATCTGGTCGCCGTCTACCGCGCCAAGCTGCTGGAGGAGATCGACCTTGCCGAGATGTCCTCGCTGGCCGCGGTGGAGCGCCGCTCGCGGCTGGAGCGCGTCCTGGGGCACATCATCAGCCGCGAGGGCCCGGTCCTGTCCACCGCCGAGCGCGCCCAGCTCATCCGCCGGGTCGTCGACGAGGCGCTGGGCCTCGGCGTGCTCGAACCGCTCCTCGAAGACGCCTCGGTCACCGAGATCATGGTCAACGGCCCGGACCAGGTGTACGTGGAGCGGTCCGGCCGGGTCGAGCTGGTCCCGGTCCGCTTCGCCTCGCACGAGCAGCTGATGCAGACCATCGAGCGGATCGTGTCCACCGTCAACCGCCGGGTGGACGAGTCCCATCCGATGGTCGACGCCCGGCTGCCGTCCGGCGAGCGCGTCAACGTCATCATCCCGCCGCTGGCCCTCAACGGCGCCACCCTCACCATCCGCCGCTTCCCGCGCGCCTACACCCTCGCCGAGCTCATCGGCATCGGCACGCTCGACGAGCAGATGCTGATGCTGCTGGCGGGGCTGGTGCGCGCCAAGTTCAACGTGGTGGTCTCCGGGGCCACCGGCGCCGGCAAGACCACCCTCCTCAACGCCCTCTCGGGGCTGATCCCGGACGGCGAGCGGATCATCACCGTCGAGGACGCCGCCGAACTCCAGCTCCAGCAGAGCCACGTCATCCGGCTCGAATCCCGCCCGCCCAACGTCGAGGGCAAGGGCCGGATCACCATCCGCGACCTGGTCCGCAACTCCCTGCGCATGCGCCCCGACCGCATCATCGTCGGCGAGGTCCGTGGCGGGGAGACCCTCGACATGCTCCAGGCGATGTCCACCGGCCACGACGGCTCGCTCGCCACCGTCCACGCCAACAGCGCCGAGGACGCCCTGATGCGGCTCCAGACGCTCGCCTCCATGTCGGACGTCAGCATCCCCTTCGAGGCGCTGCGCGACCAGATCAACAGCGCCGTCGACTGCATCGTCCAGCTCACCCGGCACGCCGACGGCTCCCGCCGGATCAGCGAGATCGCCCTCCTCGACTCGCGCGGCCACGAGGACTACCGGATCGTCACGGTCGGCCGCTTCGAGGCCGCGCCGATGGGCGCCGACCGCGTGGTGCACGGCGCCTTCCGCTACTTCCCGCTGCCCCGCCGGGTCGCCGAACGCCTCTTCATGGCCGGTGAGCCCACCCCGCCGGCCTTCGGCGTGGCGGCCACCGACGACCAGCTCGCCACCCGGAAGGCCACCACATGA
- a CDS encoding TadE family protein, which translates to MARNSRIPARLSGPPARRRARSRGRDRGSASIEFLGVLPILLVLALAVIQLGLAAFAVQQAGTAARAAARTASMDRADREADPQDAGRAALTGWVADRASITVGGSGDTVQATATVQIPSIVPGTDFGSASRTATMPRPEGAAGASAQPPRTTTGAPPR; encoded by the coding sequence ATGGCCCGGAACTCCCGTATCCCCGCCCGGCTGTCGGGCCCCCCGGCCCGCCGCCGCGCCCGCTCCCGGGGGCGCGACCGGGGCTCCGCCTCCATCGAGTTCCTCGGCGTGCTGCCCATCCTGCTCGTGCTGGCCCTCGCCGTCATCCAACTGGGCCTCGCCGCCTTCGCCGTCCAGCAGGCCGGCACCGCGGCCCGCGCCGCCGCCCGCACCGCCTCGATGGACCGGGCCGACCGGGAGGCCGATCCGCAGGACGCCGGCCGGGCCGCGCTGACCGGCTGGGTCGCCGACCGCGCCTCGATCACCGTCGGCGGCTCGGGCGACACGGTCCAGGCGACCGCCACCGTGCAGATCCCCTCGATCGTCCCCGGCACCGACTTCGGCTCCGCCAGCCGCACCGCCACCATGCCCCGCCCCGAAGGAGCGGCCGGAGCGTCGGCACAACCACCACGCACAACGACAGGAGCGCCCCCGCGATGA
- a CDS encoding TadE/TadG family type IV pilus assembly protein — translation MRRPVGGGDRGQVSVEFLGVLPLILLVLVLLWQFALVGYTYSLAADSADRGARAATATEGGGAGACRTAAEHELPRAWHDGAETDCRTEAGLWKATVRIRVPALFPGAGQFPWTVTGTAGAAKEARG, via the coding sequence GTGCGGCGTCCGGTGGGCGGCGGCGACCGCGGCCAGGTCTCGGTGGAGTTCCTCGGCGTCCTCCCGCTGATCCTCCTGGTGCTGGTGCTGCTCTGGCAGTTCGCGCTGGTCGGCTACACCTACTCGCTCGCCGCCGACTCCGCCGACCGCGGCGCGCGGGCCGCCACCGCCACCGAGGGCGGCGGCGCCGGCGCCTGCCGCACCGCCGCCGAGCACGAGCTGCCGCGCGCCTGGCACGACGGCGCCGAGACGGACTGCCGGACCGAGGCGGGCCTGTGGAAGGCGACGGTCCGCATCAGGGTCCCGGCGCTCTTCCCGGGCGCCGGTCAGTTCCCGTGGACGGTCACCGGTACGGCCGGCGCGGCCAAGGAGGCGCGAGGGTGA
- a CDS encoding AAA family ATPase — protein sequence MTIRILPAVGDPDAARAVSALLGQLPDAEPAPAVADSTALLNALAGSAGSAPGAPPAGQGPPPAGVPSGVEALPEVVLVHERIGPVPALELIREVALRFPAVGVVLITTDAGPALFSAAMDAGARGIVGLPLGYDELAARVQAAAQWAAGVRVHLGGGPDAVPGPAGTLVTVTGAKGGVGTTVAAVQLALAARAAGRSVALVDLDLQSGDVGSYLDVQFRRSVVDLAGIQDISVRVLQDAVHDHHTGLGLLLAPEEGERGEEVDDRAARQIVTALRSRYEVVIVDCGSQMQSANAAAVELADLALLVTTPDVVCVRAAKRQVRLWDRLQIRKAEDTVTVLNRLTRNTEIQPPLVAKATGTQVARTTVPAAFKELQPCVDAGRMQDLDGRSTVKQALWTLAGELGLVDAPAARQGWGGHRTRPTLTGRRRKAITAGAAQGSGPGTGPDPAAAGTGRFGVRRGAPSPSGGAGPFDPAGPYEEG from the coding sequence GTGACCATCCGCATCCTCCCGGCAGTCGGCGACCCGGACGCCGCGCGGGCCGTCTCCGCGCTCCTCGGCCAGCTGCCGGACGCCGAACCGGCGCCCGCGGTCGCCGACTCCACCGCGCTCCTCAACGCGCTGGCCGGTTCCGCCGGTTCCGCCCCCGGCGCGCCGCCCGCCGGCCAGGGGCCGCCCCCCGCCGGTGTGCCGTCCGGCGTCGAGGCGCTGCCCGAGGTCGTCCTCGTCCACGAGCGGATCGGCCCGGTGCCGGCTCTGGAGCTGATCCGCGAGGTGGCGCTCCGCTTCCCCGCCGTCGGCGTCGTGCTGATCACCACGGACGCCGGGCCCGCGCTGTTCTCCGCGGCGATGGACGCGGGCGCCCGCGGCATCGTCGGACTTCCGCTCGGCTACGACGAGTTGGCCGCCCGGGTGCAGGCCGCGGCCCAGTGGGCGGCCGGGGTCCGCGTCCACCTGGGCGGCGGCCCGGACGCCGTTCCGGGGCCGGCCGGCACGCTGGTGACCGTGACCGGCGCCAAGGGCGGGGTCGGCACCACCGTCGCCGCCGTCCAGCTGGCGCTCGCCGCACGGGCCGCGGGCCGCAGCGTCGCGCTGGTCGACCTGGACCTCCAGTCCGGCGACGTCGGCTCCTATCTGGACGTCCAGTTCCGCCGCTCGGTCGTCGACCTGGCCGGGATCCAGGACATCTCCGTACGGGTGCTCCAGGACGCGGTCCACGACCACCACACCGGGCTCGGGCTGCTGCTCGCCCCCGAGGAGGGCGAGCGCGGCGAGGAGGTCGACGACCGGGCGGCCCGCCAGATCGTCACCGCGCTGCGCTCCCGCTACGAAGTGGTGATCGTCGACTGCGGCTCCCAGATGCAGTCCGCCAACGCCGCGGCCGTCGAACTCGCCGACCTGGCCCTGCTGGTGACGACCCCGGACGTGGTCTGCGTACGGGCCGCCAAGCGGCAGGTGCGGCTGTGGGACCGGCTCCAGATCCGCAAGGCCGAGGACACCGTCACGGTCCTCAACCGCCTCACCCGCAACACCGAGATCCAGCCGCCGCTGGTCGCCAAGGCCACCGGCACCCAGGTCGCCAGGACCACGGTCCCGGCCGCCTTCAAGGAACTCCAGCCCTGTGTCGACGCCGGCCGGATGCAGGACCTCGACGGCCGCTCGACGGTCAAGCAGGCGCTGTGGACGCTCGCCGGCGAACTGGGCCTGGTCGACGCGCCGGCCGCCCGCCAGGGGTGGGGCGGCCACCGCACGCGCCCGACGCTGACCGGGCGCAGGCGCAAGGCCATAACGGCGGGTGCGGCGCAGGGCTCCGGCCCCGGCACGGGCCCGGACCCGGCAGCGGCGGGCACCGGGCGGTTCGGCGTCCGGCGGGGCGCCCCGTCCCCGTCCGGCGGCGCGGGCCCGTTCGATCCGGCCGGCCCGTACGAGGAGGGCTGA